Proteins found in one Sorghum bicolor cultivar BTx623 chromosome 1, Sorghum_bicolor_NCBIv3, whole genome shotgun sequence genomic segment:
- the LOC110431775 gene encoding digalactosyldiacylglycerol synthase 2, chloroplastic isoform X2: MSTRRHFAIFTTASLPWMTGTAINPLFRAAYLAKDGDKDVTLVIPWLCLRDQELVYPNNIVFDSPLEHESYVHHWIEERIDFRPSFSIKFYPGKFSKEMRSILPVGDITECIPDEVADIAVLEEPEHLNWYHHGRRWKNKFRRVIGIVHTNYLAYVRREKNGQVIACFLKYANTWVTRIYCHKIVRCHPRSAQNGEKAFTKGAYYIGKMVWSKGYRELLDLLSKYQSKLVGLEVDLYGSGEDSDEVCESAKRLSLSINVHPGRDHADPLFHEYKVFINPSTTDVVCTTTAEALAMGKIVICANHSSNEFFKQFPNCRIYDNEDEFVQLTLNALSEQPAPLTDAQRYELSWEAATQRFIEAADINPHVPESRTHQSSRALLPAFLRTRKLKQNLEDASVYLHQALSGLEVTRCAFGAVPKTLQPDEDLCKDLGLAPPVNRKRLKFKMT, from the exons GGCTTTGTCTAAGGGACCAAGAGTTGGTTTACCCTAACAATATTGTATTTGACTCGCCTTTGGAGCATGAGAGCTATGTTCATCACTGGATCGAGGAGAGGATTGACTTCAGGCCATCCTTCAGCATCAAATTCTACCCAGGAAAG TTTTCTAAAGAAATGAGAAGCATTCTTCCTGTTGGAGATATTACAGAATGCATTCCAGATGAAGTTGCTGACATTGCTGTATTGGAAGAGCCCGAGCATCTGAATTGGTACCACCATGGGCGAAGATGGAAAAATAAGTTCCGGCGAGTTATAGGAATTGTTCATACAAATTATCTAGCATATGTAAGGAGAGAAAAGAATGGTCAAGTTATCGCTTGTTTCCTCAAGTATGCTAACACTTGGGTAACTCGAATCTATTGCCACAAG ATTGTCAGGTGCCACCCAAGATCTGCCCAG AATGGGGAGAAAGCCTTCACAAAAGGGGCATACTACATCGGGAAGATGGTATGGAGCAAGGGATACAGGGAGCTTCTTGATCTGCTATCCAAATATCAGAGCAAGTTGGTTGGTCTTGAAGTGGATTTATATGGTAGCGGAGAAGATTCTGATGAGGTCTGTGAATCTGCCAAACGTTTAAGTTTGTCTATCAATGTTCATCCTGGTCGTGATCATGCAGATCCCTTGTTCCATGA GTACAAAGTATTCATCAATCCCAGCACCACAGATGTGGTCTGTACGACCACCGCTGAAGCGCTGGCAATGGGGAAGATAGTTATATGTGCCAATCACTCGTCAAATGAGTTCTTCAAGCAGTTCCCCAACTGCCGTATCTATGACAATGAAGACGAATTTGTACAACTAACACTGAATGCTCTATCAGAGCAGCCTGCTCCATTGACAGACGCGCAGAGGTACGAGTTGTCATGGGAGGCTGCGACTCAGAGATTCATTGAGGCTGCTGATATAAATCCTCATGTGCCGGAGTCCAGGACCCATCAAAGCTCGAGGGCTTTGTTGCCTGCTtttctaagaactcgtaaaCTGAAACAGAACTTAGAGGACGCATCAGTTTACCTGCACCAAGCCCTCTCAGGTCTGGAAGTCACTCGCTGTGCGTTTGGTGCTGTTCCTAAGACGCTGCAGCCTGACGAGGACCTCTGTAAAGACCTTGGTTTGGCTCCTCCTGTAAATAGGAAAAGGCTGAAATTTAAGATGACGTAA
- the LOC110431775 gene encoding digalactosyldiacylglycerol synthase 2, chloroplastic isoform X1, with protein sequence MSTRRHFAIFTTASLPWMTGTAINPLFRAAYLAKDGDKDVTLVIPWLCLRDQELVYPNNIVFDSPLEHESYVHHWIEERIDFRPSFSIKFYPGKFSKEMRSILPVGDITECIPDEVADIAVLEEPEHLNWYHHGRRWKNKFRRVIGIVHTNYLAYVRREKNGQVIACFLKYANTWVTRIYCHKIIRLSGATQDLPRSVICNVHGVNPKFLEVGKLKLRQLQNGEKAFTKGAYYIGKMVWSKGYRELLDLLSKYQSKLVGLEVDLYGSGEDSDEVCESAKRLSLSINVHPGRDHADPLFHEYKVFINPSTTDVVCTTTAEALAMGKIVICANHSSNEFFKQFPNCRIYDNEDEFVQLTLNALSEQPAPLTDAQRYELSWEAATQRFIEAADINPHVPESRTHQSSRALLPAFLRTRKLKQNLEDASVYLHQALSGLEVTRCAFGAVPKTLQPDEDLCKDLGLAPPVNRKRLKFKMT encoded by the exons GGCTTTGTCTAAGGGACCAAGAGTTGGTTTACCCTAACAATATTGTATTTGACTCGCCTTTGGAGCATGAGAGCTATGTTCATCACTGGATCGAGGAGAGGATTGACTTCAGGCCATCCTTCAGCATCAAATTCTACCCAGGAAAG TTTTCTAAAGAAATGAGAAGCATTCTTCCTGTTGGAGATATTACAGAATGCATTCCAGATGAAGTTGCTGACATTGCTGTATTGGAAGAGCCCGAGCATCTGAATTGGTACCACCATGGGCGAAGATGGAAAAATAAGTTCCGGCGAGTTATAGGAATTGTTCATACAAATTATCTAGCATATGTAAGGAGAGAAAAGAATGGTCAAGTTATCGCTTGTTTCCTCAAGTATGCTAACACTTGGGTAACTCGAATCTATTGCCACAAG ATTATCAGATTGTCAGGTGCCACCCAAGATCTGCCCAGGTCTGTTATATGCAATGTCCATGGTGTTAATCCAAAATTTCTTGAGGTAGGCAAGCTAAAGTTGAGGCAGCTGCAGAATGGGGAGAAAGCCTTCACAAAAGGGGCATACTACATCGGGAAGATGGTATGGAGCAAGGGATACAGGGAGCTTCTTGATCTGCTATCCAAATATCAGAGCAAGTTGGTTGGTCTTGAAGTGGATTTATATGGTAGCGGAGAAGATTCTGATGAGGTCTGTGAATCTGCCAAACGTTTAAGTTTGTCTATCAATGTTCATCCTGGTCGTGATCATGCAGATCCCTTGTTCCATGA GTACAAAGTATTCATCAATCCCAGCACCACAGATGTGGTCTGTACGACCACCGCTGAAGCGCTGGCAATGGGGAAGATAGTTATATGTGCCAATCACTCGTCAAATGAGTTCTTCAAGCAGTTCCCCAACTGCCGTATCTATGACAATGAAGACGAATTTGTACAACTAACACTGAATGCTCTATCAGAGCAGCCTGCTCCATTGACAGACGCGCAGAGGTACGAGTTGTCATGGGAGGCTGCGACTCAGAGATTCATTGAGGCTGCTGATATAAATCCTCATGTGCCGGAGTCCAGGACCCATCAAAGCTCGAGGGCTTTGTTGCCTGCTtttctaagaactcgtaaaCTGAAACAGAACTTAGAGGACGCATCAGTTTACCTGCACCAAGCCCTCTCAGGTCTGGAAGTCACTCGCTGTGCGTTTGGTGCTGTTCCTAAGACGCTGCAGCCTGACGAGGACCTCTGTAAAGACCTTGGTTTGGCTCCTCCTGTAAATAGGAAAAGGCTGAAATTTAAGATGACGTAA
- the LOC8085306 gene encoding ninja-family protein 1 gives MEGFSRDLLCGIGKGDAPPPEQRPGQLREEMEAVELSLGLSLGGRFGLDRKGDKLPRSSSVAAMLTPPVEVPTPRALPRTSSLPVLAEASEVAKQQGLAGWGSCRDGGGLGVEHAARLPASGSPSSASSGGDGQRLQGTLMRTSSLPAAIEAAGNDEWKKRKEAQSLKRLEVKKKRIERRNSHTCNTSKEAAGQIPEEMNAHTDKLVASDEAVVMNNENHSSGKHLVKGLPPKYQATIASQDSLSTVGKKPNSAFKAIVEEHSPSSSIPSSGEAISSVTAASPPSSSLAHRTATLGPAGDQSILGRAASRANSMGDVERKMMQEMPGVFTKGLPNGNRVEGFLYKYRKGEDVRIVCICHGSFLTPSEFVEHAGAGKVDNPLRHIVVNPTPTPNL, from the exons ATGGAGGGTTTTTCGAGGGACTTGCTGTGTGGGATTGGGAAGGGAGACGCGCCGCCACCGGAGCAGAGGCCGGGGCAGCTGCGCGAGGAGATGGAGGCGGTCGAGCTCAGCCTCGGACTGTCGCTCGGCGGCCGGTTCGGGCTAGACAGGAAGGGGGACAAGCTCCCCCGGTCCTCGTCCGTGGCGGCCATGCTGACGCCGCCGGTGGAGGTGCCGACGCCGCGCGCCCTCCCGCGGACGAGCTCGCTGCCGGTCCTGGCCGAGGCGTCGGAGGTTGCGAAGCAGCAGGGGCTGGCTGGATGGGGTTCTTGCCGTGATGGCGGGGGTCTCGGCGTGGAACACGCGGCGAGGCTGCCGGCGAGCGGGAGCCCTTCCTCTGCCTCTTCGGGAGGTGATGGGCAGAGATTGCAGG GCACCCTCATGAGAACTAGTTCACTCCCTGCTGCCATTGAGGCTGCTGGCAATGATGAATGGAAGAAACGTAAGGAAGCACAGAGTCTGAAGAGGCTCGAGGTTAAGAAGAAAAGGATTGAGAGGAGGAACTCTCACACTTGCAACACTTCAAAAGAAGCAGCTGGGCAGATTCCAGAAGAGATGAATGCACACACTGACAAATTAGTAGCTTCTGATGAAGCTGTTGTGATGAATAACGAAAATCATAGCAGTGGCAAGCATCTGGTGAAGGGGCTTCCTCCAAAGTACCAGGCTACAATTGCATCACAAGATAGTTTGTCAACAGTGGGAAAGAAGCCAAACTCAGCCTTCAAAG CCATCGTTGAGGAGCACAGCCCGTCATCATCTATTCCTTCCTCCGGTGAAGCTATAAGTAGCGTCACGGCAGCAAGTCCACCATCTTCGTCTTTGGCTCACAGAACAGCTACCCTTGGTCCCGCGGGAGATCAAAGCATTTTAGGCAGGGCTGCTTCAAGGGCGAACAGCATGGGGGACGTGGAAAGGAAGATGATGCAGGAGATGCCGGGCGTGTTCACCAAGGGGCTGCCCAATGGCAACAGGGTTGAAGGCTTCCTGTATAAATACAGGAAAGGAGAAGATGTCAGAATCGTATGCATCTGCCATGGAAGCTTCCTTACTCCTTCGGAGTTTGTGGAACACGCCGGAGCCGGCAAAGTAGACAACCCGCTGCGACACATTGTCGTCAACCCTACCCCTACCCCAAACCTGTGA